The following are encoded in a window of Amaranthus tricolor cultivar Red isolate AtriRed21 chromosome 2, ASM2621246v1, whole genome shotgun sequence genomic DNA:
- the LOC130804277 gene encoding zinc finger BED domain-containing protein DAYSLEEPER-like, which produces MDFENEIPSPKTPVTPIINFENNEDVECEEGCIIGVNGRKLTSAVWKYFTRVQVGKEMKAKCSGCKKLFTGGGKNGTTHLKDHLKRCLKVKNYVDVKQQLLKPTMKDSPNTLGIGSKYKFNQQYSRNALVSMILNHEYPLAMVDHIGFKRYSYSLNPDFNVISRNTVKVDIFREYNEERRLLEKVLARNKSRIAFTSDMCTCTNQRKGYMAVTAHYIGDDWIL; this is translated from the coding sequence ATGGACTTTGAGAATGAAATACCTAGTCCGAAAACTCCTGTTACTccaataattaattttgaaaataatgaaGATGTTGAATGTGAAGAGGGTtgtattattggtgttaatggtAGGAAACTTACTTCTGCTGTATGGAAATATTTTACTCGGGTACAAGTTGGTaaagaaatgaaagcaaaaTGTAGTGGTTGTAAGAAGTTGTTTACTGGTGGTGGTAAAAATGGAACCACACATCTAAAGGATCATTTGAAAAGATGTTTGAAAGTGAAAAACTATGTAGATGTGAAACAACAACTTTTGAAACCAACTATGAAGGATTCTCCTAATACATTAGGAATTGGTAGCAAATACAAGTTTAATCAACAATATTCTAGAAATGCGTTAGTTAGCATGATTTTGAATCATGAGTATCCTCTTGCTATGGTTGATCATATTGGATTTAAGAGATACTCTTATAGTTTGAATCCTGATTTTAATGTGATCTCAAGAAACACAGTAAAAGTCGATATATTTAGGGAATACAATGAAGAAAGGCGTCTGTTAGAAAAAGTTTTAGCGAGGAACAAATCTAGGATTGCTTTCACAAGTGACATGTGCACTTGCACTAATCAAAGAAAAGGGTACATGGCTGTGACAGCACACTATATTGGCGATGATTGGATTTTATAG